One Hermetia illucens chromosome 4, iHerIll2.2.curated.20191125, whole genome shotgun sequence DNA segment encodes these proteins:
- the LOC119655314 gene encoding glucose dehydrogenase [FAD, quinone]-like encodes MEYFSSECLARSAGPGNQLISTLIASLVTMHCNMSHPSMWPKDYGPTALEIGLEPYDFIVIGGGTSGSVVASRLSENPEFKVLLLEAGGDPPIESEIPGLTYKVFHTEGDWQYKTTSNQLSCMAMQDESCVWNRGKTLGGTSSMDSMLYSRGVSRDYDYWEHRGNSMWSWRDILPYFRKLENFRGPNQFNTLGTKGPVNIEAFWSPKDDQNMILEAANELGYKLVNDFLHDDYSPCYGWHYGMGKDGWRMSSAKAYLSGEKGNRPNLHVIKYAVAKEIGFTKNKKAEKVSFVYNGEHNLEAKAKREIIVSAGPIETPKLLMLSGIGPSTILKNQGITVIKDLQVGDNLQDHARVDLFCKFSQRFTQPAEIRKLDAIFNQVVHRFGSYGAPTLDVGGFINTKNSSRYPDIQFAFIPVANISDYARHYKETTLRGLVREVRDTDKVIVCSVILLRPKSRGHVRLQSSDYREQPLIIPNTFQKDVDVETMIQGIKQILRLEETETFHQFHAKFIKVRIPACNNERYRTVRYWECYVKHMSNTFYQPAGTAKMGPSSDPNSVVDAEMRVRGVRGLRVVDASIMPTMVSGPITGPTIMIGEKGADSIIEGWKDFQ; translated from the exons ATGGAGTATTTCAGTTCGGAATGTTTAGCCAGAAGTGCTGGTCCTGGCAATCAGTTGATATCTACACTTATTGCTTCCCTGGTGACTATGCATTGTAATATGTCCCACCCAAGCATGTGGCCCAAAGATTATGGACCAACAGCTTTAGAAATTG GACTGGAACCTTACGATTTTATTGTAATCGGAGGAGGAACATCCGGATCCGTAGTGGCTAGTCGATTGAGTGAAAATCCGGAATTCAAAGTGCTATTATTGGAGGCTGGAGGAGATCCTCCCATCGAATCAGAG ATTCCCGGCTTGACATACAAAGTATTCCACACTGAAGGCGACTGGCAATACAAAACAACTTCCAATCAACTCTCCTGCATGGCAATGCAAGATGAGTCTTGTGTTTGGAATCGTGGTAAAACCCTCGGGGGTACCAGCTCAATGGATTCAATGCTCTACTCACGAGGTGTATCACGTGACTACGACTACTGGGAACATAGAGGCAATTCAATGTGGAGCTGGCGTGATATCCTTCCATACTTCAGGAAGCTTGAAAATTTCCGTGGCCCAAATCAATTCAATACACTCGGAACTAAAGGACCTGTAAATATTGAAGCATTTTGGTCACCAAAAGATGACCAGAATATGATCCTGGAAGCTGCTAATGAGTTGGGTTATAAATTGGTCAATGATTTCCTTCATGATGATTATTCTCCGTGTTACGGATGGCACTATGGGATGGGAAAGGATGGATGGCGAATGAGTTCGGCCAAGGCTTATTTGAGTGGCGAGAAAGGCAATCGGCCAAATCTCCATGTTATCAAATATGCAGTTGCAAAAGAGATTGGATTTACCAAGAACAAGAAGGCGGAGAAAGTTTCATTTGTGTATAATGGAGAGCATAACTTGGAAGCTAaagcaaaaagggaaatcaTAGTCTCAGCAGGACCGATTGAAACTCCAAAACTGCTCATGCTCTCAGGAATAGGCCCATCGACCATACTCAAAAATCAAGGTATTACAGTCATCAAAGATTTGCAAGTTGGTGATAACCTTCAAGATCATGCCAGGGTCGATTTGTTCTGTAAGTTCTCCCAGCGATTCACCCAACCAGCCGAAATTCGAAAACTAGACGCTATATTCAATCAGGTTGTCCACCGATTTGGTTCATATGGAGCCCCAACGTTGGACGTTGGAGGTTTCATCAACACAAAAAATAGCAGCCGCTACCCCGATATCCAATTCGCCTTCATACCAGTTGCAAACATCTCTGATTATGCAAGACACTATAAAGAGACCACCCTGCGAGGTTTGGTGCGGGAGGTCCGTGACACTGACAAGGTTATAGTGTGCTCTGTAATCTTGTTACGACCAAAGTCCAGAGGACATGTTCGACTTCAAAGCAGTGACTACCGTGAGCAGCCTTTGATTATCCCAAATACCTTCCAGAAGGACGTTGACGTAGAAACTATGATTCAAGGCATCAAACAGATATTGCGGCTCGAGGAGACTGAAACTTTCCATCAATTCCACGCGAAGTTCATCAAAGTTCGTATTCCAGCTTGCAATAATGAGCGGTATCGAACTGTTAGATATTGGGAATGCTATGTGAAGCACATGTCTAATACTTTCTACCAACCAGCTGGGACTGCAAAAATGGGTCCCTCGTCGGATCCTAATAGTGTTGTTGACGCGGAAATGCGAGTTCGTGGAGTTAGAGGATTGAGGGTTGTTGATGCTAGTATCATGCCGACAATGGTTAGTGGACCTATAACTGGACCAACTATTATGATTGGAGAGAAGGGAGCGGATTCGATTATTGAAGGATGGAAGGATTTTCAGTAG
- the LOC119655313 gene encoding glucose dehydrogenase [FAD, quinone]-like, with translation MDLLDPQCAATSVGVANPLMMHLVTTLLTSYCNTSSPDMWPEDYGPLALEYGPEQYDFIVIGAGSAGAVVANRLSENPAQKVLLIEAGGDPPIESEIPGLLTSLQETEFDWSYPTRSNGNSCLSMIEESCIWPRGKLLGGSSSINGMLYARGNSYDYDNWERQGNPAWDWQTVLKYFKLSEDFQGRDRYNAHGVGGPLNVEPFRSPRKDQRMILKASEELNYRQVDDFVDGNDIGFGYLYGTLKDGRRFSTAKGYLTRIRDNLHVIKHAVATKINFDAEKKAESVTFVLDDMHEMTVNATKEIIVSAGVIESPKLLMLSGIGPRKHLTNLGIPLVHGAPVGDNLQDHPAVPLFLSLEDQGKTNESTVLDGIYDQWIHRVGPMGMGVLNIGAFVNTKRNAIKYPDVQYIYLPVPNFSRFGARYKPGVRQSILHRLSPNDRLMVVFVAALNPNSRGRVRLASTNYKDKPFIFHNMLSDDQDIETLIRGIKKQLEFETTRSFERSNAKFLKVDLPACNEFPYQSNEYWRCYVRHMTTTVHHQVGTVKMGPPMDPTAIVDHQLRVRGVKGLRVIDASIMPTLISANTNAAAIMIGEKGADYIKSNWNMRRYVRAG, from the exons ATGGATCTACTGGATCCACAATGTGCTGCCACCAGCGTGGGAGTGGCTAATCCGCTGATGATGCATTTGGTGACCACTCTATTGACATCGTATTGTAATACATCATCCCCGGATATGTGGCCCGAGGACTATGGACCATTGGCCTTAGAATACG GACCTGAACAATATGACTTCATAGTAATTGGGGCTGGATCAGCGGGAGCTGTTGTTGCGAATCGCCTTTCCGAAAATCCTGCTCAGAAAGTTCTATTGATTGAAGCTGGCGGCGATCCTCCTATTGAGTCTGAG ATTCCAGGCCTCCTTACGAGCCTCCAAGAAACTGAATTTGATTGGTCCTACCCGACAAGATCCAACGGCAACTCGTGCCTTTCAATGATCGAGGAGAGTTGCATATGGCCACGCGGCAAATTATTGGGAGGATCAAGTTCAATAAACGGAATGCTGTACGCTCGAGGAAACTCATATGACTATGATAATTGGGAGCGACAAGGGAACCCAGCTTGGGATTGGCAGACCGTCCTGAAATATTTCAAACTTTCCGAAGATTTTCAAGGACGTGATCGATACAATGCCCATGGTGTTGGTGGGCCACTGAATGTAGAACCATTCCGGTCTCCCAGAAAGGATCAAAGGATGATCCTGAAAGCCTCCGAAGAGTTgaattatcggcaagttgatGATTTTGTGGATGGAAATGATATCGGGTTTGGCTATCTTTACGGAACTTTAAAAGATGGAAGAAGGTTTAGTACAGCCAAAGGTTACCTAACAAGGATTCGAGATAACCTGCATGTAATCAAACACGCAGTCGCTACCAAGATTAATTTTGACGCAGAAAAAAAGGCTGAATCAGTTACATTTGTCCTGGATGACATGCACGAGATGACAGTAAATGCAACCAAGGAAATAATTGTGTCAGCGGGAGTCATCGAATCACCTAAGCTTTTGATGTTGTCCGGAATAGGTCCAAGGAAGCACCTGACTAATTTAGGTATTCCCCTGGTACATGGTGCTCCCGTTGGTGATAACTTGCAAGACCACCCGGCAGTTCCATTGTTCCTAAGCCTTGAAGATCAAGGAAAAACAAACGAATCGACTGTCCTCGATGGAATTTATGACCAATGGATTCATCGTGTAGGACCGATGGGGATGGGAGTTCTCAACATAGGAGCCTTTGTGAACACCAAGAGAAATGCGATCAAGTATCCCGACGTGCAATACATCTACTTGCCAGTACCGAACTTTTCGAGGTTCGGGGCTCGTTATAAGCCAGGTGTTCGTCAAAGTATCCTTCATCGACTTAGCCCCAATGATCGTCTGATGGTTGTTTTTGTGGCCGCTCTGAATCCTAATTCACGTGGTAGGGTACGCTTAGCTAGCACCAACTATAAGGACAAACCATTCATTTTCCACAATATGCTAAGTGATGATCAGGACATCGAAACATTGATTCGAGGGATTAAAAAACAACTGGAGTTCGAGACGACAAGGTCCTTTGAAAGAAGTAACGCCAAATTCCTGAAGGTTGACTTGCCAGCTTGCAACGAGTTTCCTTATCAAAGTAATGAATATTGGCGGTGCTATGTCAGACATATGACGACGACCGTTCACCATCAAGTTGGCACCGTGAAAATGGGTCCTCCTATGGATCCTACTGCAATTGTCGATCATCAGTTGCGGGTACGTGGCGTGAAGGGGTTGAGAGTTATTGATGCAAGTATAATGCCAACGTTGATTAGTGCTAATACCAATGCGGCAGCGATTATGATTGGTGAAAAGGGCGCGGATTATATTAAGAGTAACTGGAATATGAGAAGATATGTCAGAGCAGGTTAA